A genomic stretch from Chryseobacterium sp. SNU WT5 includes:
- a CDS encoding acyl-CoA dehydrogenase gives MNFNLSEEQLMIQQAARDFAQTELLPGVIERDNAQRFPHEQVKKMGELGFLGMMVDPKYGGAGMDSISYVCAIEEIAKVDASAAVVMSVNNSLVCAGLEKYCNEEQKMKYLVPLASGEVIGAFALSEPEAGSDATSQQTTAVDRGDHYILNGTKNWITNGGNATYYIVIAQTDPEKKHKGINAFIVEKGWPGFEIGPKEDKLGIRGSDTHSLLFTDVKVPKENRIGEDGFGFAFAMGVLNGGRIGIASQALGIASGAYELALKYAKTRKAFKTEIINHQAIAFKLADMATSIMAARMLCYKAAVEKDEGKDISEIGAMAKLYASQVAMDTSIEAVQIHGGYGYVKEYHVERMMRDAKITQIYEGTSEIQKIVISRSIAK, from the coding sequence ATGAATTTTAATTTATCTGAAGAACAGTTAATGATTCAGCAAGCGGCAAGAGATTTTGCTCAAACTGAACTTTTACCAGGAGTAATAGAAAGGGATAACGCTCAGAGGTTTCCGCACGAACAGGTAAAGAAAATGGGGGAACTTGGATTTTTAGGAATGATGGTTGATCCGAAATATGGTGGTGCCGGTATGGACAGTATATCTTATGTTTGTGCCATTGAAGAAATTGCCAAAGTAGACGCTTCCGCTGCGGTCGTAATGTCTGTAAACAATTCTTTGGTTTGTGCGGGCTTGGAAAAATATTGTAACGAAGAGCAAAAAATGAAATATTTAGTGCCTCTTGCAAGTGGGGAAGTGATTGGTGCTTTCGCTTTATCTGAGCCAGAAGCTGGTTCTGATGCCACTTCTCAGCAAACTACAGCGGTAGACAGAGGAGATCACTATATATTAAACGGTACCAAAAACTGGATTACCAATGGTGGAAACGCTACTTACTATATTGTTATTGCACAAACTGATCCCGAAAAGAAACACAAAGGAATTAATGCCTTTATCGTAGAAAAAGGATGGCCAGGTTTTGAGATCGGACCAAAAGAAGATAAATTAGGAATTCGTGGGAGTGATACCCATTCTCTATTATTCACGGATGTGAAGGTTCCTAAAGAGAATAGAATCGGAGAAGATGGTTTCGGATTTGCATTTGCAATGGGAGTTTTAAATGGTGGTAGAATCGGGATTGCTTCTCAGGCTTTAGGAATCGCTTCTGGTGCTTATGAGCTGGCATTAAAATATGCGAAAACCAGAAAAGCTTTTAAAACGGAGATTATCAATCACCAAGCGATCGCTTTTAAATTAGCAGATATGGCTACATCTATTATGGCAGCCAGAATGTTATGTTATAAAGCAGCGGTTGAAAAAGATGAAGGAAAAGATATTTCTGAAATCGGTGCGATGGCGAAATTATATGCGTCGCAAGTCGCAATGGATACTTCAATTGAAGCGGTCCAGATCCATGGGGGTTATGGATACGTAAAAGAATACCATGTAGAAAGAATGATGCGTGATGCGAAGATTACCCAAATATATGAGGGAACTTCTGAAATCCAAAAAATTGTTATTTCCAGAAGTATCGCCAAATAA
- a CDS encoding DUF4349 domain-containing protein: MKNIIAFLSIFMLLFSCSKQEFNDTTSSIKTADSLFTKARDGLKILDSISKRVNDSNGIAKKVIIPEIEKQTKRIDSTLKSGTWKIDSINKDIAEITKHVKTGTDVAKTLDSASQLLKNGENAISVLSKTADKILQQTQTQKVTTPPNSESQNPQINRNNTVVIPPIVHKDPLVKSARFEIKVEELPNAKSLLNLKISESNANIVSENFSQNEGIQRENISIKVPLQNFDQLSQTLSKEFGDVQLKSTASEGTEYDSNQMCDIELTFIQNEKFAETRIIGNDTDGRQDSFGDKSTNAFMSGFRVLEEITIAVLPFWPIFLIAGLILFFIRRNRNKRKIKDLGNQINTQHETTRVTSPSEIIENENNQPTNEPDYSKYLPKK, encoded by the coding sequence ATGAAAAATATAATTGCGTTTCTTTCTATTTTTATGTTGCTTTTTTCCTGTAGCAAGCAGGAATTTAATGATACGACCAGTTCCATTAAAACCGCGGATAGCCTTTTCACCAAAGCAAGAGATGGTTTAAAGATTTTGGATTCCATTTCGAAAAGGGTGAACGATTCCAACGGAATTGCCAAAAAAGTCATCATTCCAGAAATTGAAAAACAGACCAAAAGAATCGACAGTACTCTGAAGTCTGGAACTTGGAAGATCGATTCCATTAACAAAGATATTGCTGAGATCACAAAACATGTAAAAACAGGAACTGATGTTGCAAAAACATTAGATTCTGCTAGTCAGTTATTAAAGAATGGTGAAAATGCAATTTCAGTTTTAAGCAAAACGGCTGACAAAATACTTCAACAAACGCAAACCCAAAAAGTAACTACGCCACCAAATTCTGAAAGTCAAAATCCACAGATTAATCGAAACAACACAGTTGTTATTCCACCAATTGTTCATAAAGATCCTTTGGTAAAATCTGCCAGATTTGAAATTAAAGTAGAAGAACTTCCGAATGCAAAATCATTGTTGAATCTGAAGATTAGTGAAAGCAATGCAAATATTGTTAGTGAAAATTTTAGTCAGAATGAGGGAATTCAACGAGAAAACATTTCTATAAAAGTTCCGCTGCAAAATTTCGATCAGTTAAGCCAAACACTTTCTAAAGAATTTGGAGACGTACAGCTTAAAAGTACTGCAAGTGAAGGAACAGAGTATGATTCTAACCAGATGTGTGATATTGAACTAACCTTCATACAAAATGAGAAATTCGCCGAAACTCGTATTATCGGGAATGATACCGACGGAAGACAAGACTCTTTCGGTGATAAATCAACTAACGCATTTATGAGTGGATTTAGAGTTTTAGAAGAAATAACGATCGCAGTCCTACCCTTTTGGCCTATTTTTCTTATTGCAGGCCTGATCTTGTTTTTTATACGAAGAAATAGAAACAAAAGGAAAATAAAGGATTTAGGAAACCAAATAAATACTCAACATGAAACAACTCGCGTAACTTCTCCATCAGAAATTATAGAAAACGAAAATAATCAACCTACTAATGAGCCGGATTATTCGAAATATCTACCTAAAAAATAA
- a CDS encoding peptide chain release factor 3 encodes MSDLLKEIGKRKTFGIIAHPDAGKTTLTEKLLLFGGAIQEAGAVKSNKIKKGATSDFMEIERQRGISVATSVLAFEYKGHKINILDTPGHKDFAEDTYRTLTAVDSVIVVVDVAKGVEEQTEKLVQVCRMRNIPMIVFINKLDREGKDAFDLLDEVEQKLGLTVVPLSLPIGMGSDFQGIYNIWEHNIQLFLEEKKQRVGQAVKFDDINDPKIDEAIGSKAAETMREELELISEVYPEFNREDYMNGNQQPVFFGSALNNFGVRELLDAFIEIAPNPQPKESDSRIVKPEEKDFTGFIFKIHANMDPKHRDRLAFVKIVSGTFKRNENYLLVRENKKMKFSSPNAFFADKKEVVDESFPGDIVGLHDTGNFRIGDTLTGGEKLSFKGIPNFSPEHFRYINNDDPLKAKQLAKGIDQLMDEGVAQLFTLEMNNRKIIGTVGALQYEVIQYRLEHEYGAKCNYEPLSIHKACWIEADEKSEEFKEFARLKQRFMCRDKYGQMVFLADSAFTIHMTQEKFPNVKLHFISEFKQD; translated from the coding sequence ATGTCAGATCTACTTAAAGAAATAGGAAAAAGAAAAACTTTCGGAATTATCGCACATCCCGATGCTGGAAAGACCACACTTACGGAAAAATTATTGCTTTTCGGAGGTGCAATTCAGGAAGCAGGGGCTGTAAAATCCAATAAGATTAAGAAAGGAGCTACTTCTGATTTCATGGAAATTGAAAGACAGAGAGGAATCTCTGTTGCAACTTCGGTTTTGGCTTTTGAATATAAAGGTCACAAAATCAATATTCTGGACACTCCTGGTCACAAAGACTTTGCAGAAGACACCTACCGGACCTTAACAGCTGTTGACTCTGTAATCGTGGTTGTTGATGTTGCAAAAGGAGTTGAGGAACAAACCGAAAAACTGGTTCAGGTTTGTAGAATGCGAAACATCCCTATGATTGTTTTCATTAATAAATTAGACCGCGAAGGAAAAGATGCTTTCGATTTGTTAGATGAAGTGGAGCAAAAATTAGGTTTAACTGTCGTTCCACTTTCTTTGCCAATTGGTATGGGAAGTGATTTCCAGGGTATTTATAACATTTGGGAACATAATATTCAGCTATTCTTAGAGGAAAAAAAACAAAGAGTAGGTCAAGCCGTAAAATTTGATGATATTAATGATCCAAAGATCGATGAAGCAATTGGTTCGAAAGCTGCTGAAACGATGCGCGAGGAATTGGAATTAATTAGCGAAGTCTATCCCGAATTTAATCGTGAAGATTACATGAATGGTAATCAGCAACCGGTTTTCTTCGGATCTGCTTTGAATAATTTTGGTGTTCGCGAATTGTTAGATGCTTTTATCGAAATCGCACCAAATCCACAACCAAAAGAAAGTGATTCCAGAATTGTAAAACCGGAAGAGAAAGATTTCACTGGATTTATTTTTAAAATTCATGCCAATATGGATCCGAAACACCGCGATCGATTGGCTTTCGTAAAAATCGTTTCCGGAACATTCAAACGAAATGAAAACTATCTGTTAGTAAGAGAAAATAAAAAAATGAAATTTTCTTCTCCTAACGCTTTCTTCGCTGATAAAAAAGAAGTCGTTGACGAAAGTTTCCCTGGTGATATTGTAGGACTTCACGATACCGGAAATTTCAGGATCGGAGACACCTTAACAGGTGGCGAAAAATTAAGTTTCAAAGGAATACCAAATTTCTCTCCTGAACATTTCAGATATATTAATAATGACGATCCGTTAAAAGCGAAACAGCTGGCCAAAGGAATCGATCAGTTAATGGATGAAGGAGTCGCTCAATTATTCACCCTAGAAATGAATAACAGAAAAATCATTGGAACCGTTGGAGCACTTCAATACGAGGTTATTCAATACCGTCTCGAGCATGAATACGGAGCGAAATGTAATTACGAACCTCTTTCGATTCACAAAGCATGTTGGATTGAAGCTGACGAAAAATCTGAGGAATTTAAAGAGTTTGCGAGATTGAAACAGCGCTTTATGTGTAGAGATAAATACGGTCAAATGGTATTTTTAGCAGATTCAGCATTTACGATTCATATGACTCAGGAGAAGTTCCCAAATGTGAAACTGCATTTTATAAGTGAATTTAAACAAGATTAA
- a CDS encoding CPBP family intramembrane glutamic endopeptidase, which translates to MEENRLKNKGIFDGYGAMALIGGLVGGSIIVAVFNFIAMYVFKVNFQYDDIYLIISQIATFGGAIFAFDYFVYRPNTGRKLNFNFSPTNLMTYFLIFPMMFGMMLIAEFVTMQIPTSGPVFGEMYRYFSKLMDQMSSDPATLILLAVILAPIFEEIVFRGIIMKGLINKGMKPKKAIIIAAVVFGLVHANPWQFVGAVLLGLVLGLVYYKTKSLLLPILLHAFNNLISALLIFNGNTESLAETFHISEWILLGVGVILFTSFYILFAKRYRVHYAEA; encoded by the coding sequence ATGGAAGAAAATCGACTGAAGAATAAGGGTATTTTTGATGGTTATGGAGCTATGGCATTAATTGGAGGCTTGGTTGGAGGTAGCATTATTGTTGCCGTTTTCAACTTTATTGCGATGTACGTTTTTAAAGTTAATTTCCAGTATGATGATATCTATTTGATCATTTCTCAAATTGCCACATTTGGTGGAGCAATTTTCGCCTTCGATTATTTCGTCTATCGACCTAATACTGGGAGAAAACTTAATTTTAATTTTTCCCCTACCAATTTAATGACTTATTTTTTAATTTTTCCAATGATGTTCGGAATGATGCTCATTGCTGAATTTGTTACCATGCAAATTCCTACTTCTGGGCCTGTTTTTGGGGAAATGTATCGCTATTTTTCGAAGTTAATGGACCAAATGTCAAGTGATCCTGCTACTTTAATACTTTTAGCCGTTATCTTGGCCCCGATATTTGAGGAGATTGTTTTTCGTGGTATTATTATGAAAGGTCTTATCAATAAAGGAATGAAACCGAAAAAGGCTATTATTATTGCTGCAGTGGTTTTTGGTTTGGTTCATGCTAATCCTTGGCAATTTGTAGGCGCGGTATTATTAGGTTTGGTTTTGGGCTTGGTTTACTATAAAACAAAGTCCTTATTATTACCCATCTTATTGCATGCCTTTAACAATTTGATTTCCGCACTGCTCATTTTTAATGGTAATACAGAAAGTCTCGCAGAAACTTTTCATATATCTGAATGGATCCTGTTAGGTGTAGGTGTCATATTATTCACTTCCTTCTATATTCTTTTTGCTAAAAGATACCGTGTACACTATGCCGAGGCTTAA
- the rdgB gene encoding RdgB/HAM1 family non-canonical purine NTP pyrophosphatase: MKKEILIATHNTHKKEEIQQILGDKFTVTSLTDYDIHDEIVEDGSSFHANALIKAQYCFDKTGKPSLGDDSGLVVEALDGRPGIYSARYAGNHDFAKNMAKVLEELDGIENRKAYFVTVMCLVDEFGTNYFEGRVYGHLTKEIRGEKGFGYDPIFIPDNHEITFAQMRAEDKNKISHRKKAIEQFLRFMEN, translated from the coding sequence ATGAAAAAAGAAATCCTCATTGCAACTCATAATACTCACAAAAAAGAAGAAATTCAGCAAATATTAGGAGATAAATTTACCGTCACTTCGCTTACAGACTATGATATTCATGATGAAATTGTAGAAGATGGATCTAGTTTTCATGCCAATGCTTTGATCAAGGCACAATATTGTTTTGATAAAACTGGAAAACCAAGTTTGGGAGATGATTCAGGTCTAGTTGTTGAAGCTTTAGATGGAAGACCTGGGATTTACTCTGCGCGCTATGCTGGAAATCATGATTTTGCAAAAAATATGGCGAAAGTTTTGGAGGAATTAGACGGCATAGAAAACCGTAAAGCCTATTTCGTAACGGTGATGTGTTTGGTTGATGAATTTGGAACTAATTATTTTGAAGGTAGAGTATATGGACATTTAACTAAAGAGATTCGCGGTGAAAAAGGATTCGGTTATGATCCTATTTTTATTCCAGACAATCACGAAATCACCTTTGCCCAAATGCGTGCTGAGGATAAAAATAAGATCAGTCACCGTAAAAAAGCGATCGAACAGTTTTTGAGATTTATGGAGAATTAG
- the pheS gene encoding phenylalanine--tRNA ligase subunit alpha, whose amino-acid sequence MLEKIDELLVDVNKFSSANKDEIEQFRIKFSGKKGIINDIFSKFKEVPNEQKKEFGQKINALKQAVEAKLEDLKNTTSSTLILEKDDLTKPGFPSELGTRHPINLVKNRIIEIFRSIGFAVADGPEIEDDWHNFTALNLPEYHPARDMQDTFFIETAPDILLRTHTSSVQIRYMEENEPPMRILSPGRVFRNEAISSRSHCIFHQIEGLYIDQNVSFADLKQTIQYFTTELFGKSKIRLRPSYFPFTEPSAEVDVYWGLNSETDYRITKGTGWLEIMGCGMVDPAVLTNVNIDPDKFSGYAFGMGIERIVMLLYQMSDIRMFFENDKRMLEQFKSL is encoded by the coding sequence ATGTTAGAAAAGATTGATGAATTATTGGTTGACGTAAATAAATTCAGTTCAGCAAATAAAGATGAGATAGAACAGTTCCGCATCAAATTCAGTGGGAAGAAAGGAATTATAAATGATATCTTTTCTAAATTTAAAGAAGTTCCTAACGAACAGAAAAAAGAGTTTGGCCAGAAGATAAATGCATTGAAACAAGCAGTAGAAGCTAAACTTGAAGATTTAAAGAATACAACAAGTTCTACATTGATCCTTGAAAAAGATGATTTGACCAAACCTGGTTTTCCATCCGAATTGGGTACACGTCATCCTATCAATTTAGTAAAGAACAGAATTATAGAAATCTTCAGATCAATCGGTTTTGCTGTTGCAGATGGACCAGAAATTGAAGATGACTGGCATAATTTTACCGCGTTGAATCTTCCGGAATACCACCCTGCAAGAGATATGCAGGATACCTTTTTCATCGAAACCGCTCCAGATATTTTATTAAGAACGCATACTTCTTCAGTGCAGATCCGTTATATGGAGGAAAATGAACCACCGATGAGAATTTTATCTCCTGGACGCGTATTTAGGAATGAGGCGATCTCATCACGTTCACATTGTATCTTCCACCAGATCGAAGGTTTATATATCGACCAAAATGTAAGTTTTGCAGATTTGAAACAAACGATCCAATATTTTACCACGGAACTTTTCGGAAAGTCAAAAATTAGATTACGGCCTTCTTATTTCCCCTTCACAGAACCAAGTGCAGAAGTAGACGTTTACTGGGGTTTAAACTCAGAAACTGACTACCGAATTACAAAAGGTACGGGTTGGCTGGAAATTATGGGGTGTGGAATGGTTGATCCTGCCGTTTTGACCAATGTGAATATAGATCCTGATAAATTCTCTGGTTATGCTTTTGGAATGGGGATTGAAAGAATAGTGATGTTGCTCTATCAAATGAGTGATATCCGTATGTTCTTTGAAAATGATAAAAGAATGCTCGAGCAGTTTAAGTCGCTTTAG
- a CDS encoding DUF5916 domain-containing protein: protein MKVLLATMLISFSAINLIGQTKIKDSIDRKRISLSKISQAPKIDGILDEEVWKTAPIAQNFIERNPSNGKPEPEDFKTVVKIMYDDTGVYFGATMYDPHPENIQRELVERDDIGNDDAFAITINGYNDQQQGVFFILQASGVQADAKIMSNSNDDFSWNPVWYSAVNINENGWTAEIKIPYSELRFPKKDIQTWGLNMMRIIQKTNQNLSWNFVDNKKGDYLMYDGTLEGIKDIQPPLRLSLTPYFSSYVNNYDEKTTTNFNGGMDIKYGINDAFTLDMTLIPDFGQTSFDPAILNLGPFEQQFGEQRSFFTEGTELFSKGNLFYSRRIGGSPSNYPTTSIDETVINYPSKVKLFNAFKISGRTNKGLGIGFFNGITEEMEASIVNDQSGQTRQEIVEPWANYNVLVLDQRFNKNSSVTLVNTNVMREGKFRDANSTGLLWSINDKKNIFNYYGNLKGSWVMDGDTKFGSSSEIGFDKNAGKNRFGINANYKDKNWDINDLGFSTSTNYVNYSTHYNYRTLQPTEKFNSINANINLSYAHQLQPFLNKKIVLNSNLQFTTKDFRNYGAGLETSPFGENDTYEPRTVGRFLKNPAYINPWIWINSDSRKKFQYNFDLDYYAFDEQGRNLVRSNINLKYRFSDKFSTSYSFSPSFSNNETGFAGSDGGEIFIGRRQRNTYENSLSSRYTFNDKMSLSLEFRHYYSDVTYKNFYTLNHDGSLADTNLFTKNLNGTYNSWNVDLRYSWWFAPGSQLTLLYRNAVDDYLGVSRLKFKDNFDRLFNEKMLNNISLKVTYYLDYNKTKNLFKKKA from the coding sequence ATGAAAGTTCTGCTTGCAACAATGCTGATCTCCTTCAGCGCGATAAACCTAATTGGCCAAACTAAGATTAAAGACAGTATTGATAGAAAGAGAATCAGTCTCTCAAAGATTAGCCAAGCACCAAAAATTGACGGTATTTTAGATGAAGAAGTCTGGAAAACTGCACCAATTGCGCAAAACTTTATAGAAAGAAACCCTTCCAACGGCAAACCAGAACCCGAAGACTTTAAGACGGTCGTAAAAATCATGTATGATGATACCGGGGTCTATTTCGGTGCAACAATGTATGATCCTCATCCTGAAAATATACAAAGAGAACTGGTAGAAAGAGACGACATTGGCAATGACGATGCTTTTGCAATAACGATCAATGGTTATAATGATCAACAACAAGGTGTTTTTTTCATATTACAAGCTTCCGGAGTGCAAGCAGATGCTAAAATAATGTCCAATTCCAATGATGATTTCTCCTGGAATCCAGTGTGGTATTCAGCGGTAAACATAAATGAAAACGGATGGACCGCAGAAATTAAAATTCCTTATTCTGAGCTGCGTTTTCCCAAAAAAGACATTCAAACTTGGGGACTTAATATGATGAGAATCATTCAGAAAACAAATCAAAATCTTAGTTGGAATTTTGTTGATAATAAGAAAGGAGACTATTTAATGTATGACGGTACTTTAGAAGGAATAAAAGACATCCAACCTCCTTTAAGATTGTCACTAACTCCTTATTTTTCAAGTTATGTAAATAACTATGATGAAAAAACTACAACTAATTTTAATGGTGGAATGGACATCAAATATGGAATTAATGATGCGTTCACTTTGGATATGACTTTGATACCAGATTTTGGGCAAACCAGTTTTGATCCTGCAATTTTAAATCTGGGTCCGTTTGAACAGCAATTTGGTGAGCAACGTTCTTTTTTTACAGAAGGTACCGAACTGTTTAGTAAAGGTAATCTTTTCTACTCCCGACGTATTGGGGGATCGCCCTCTAATTACCCAACTACTTCTATAGATGAAACAGTCATTAATTATCCATCTAAAGTAAAATTGTTTAATGCTTTTAAAATTTCAGGAAGAACAAACAAGGGATTAGGTATTGGTTTTTTTAATGGAATTACAGAAGAAATGGAAGCGTCCATTGTAAATGATCAAAGTGGGCAAACGAGACAAGAGATCGTTGAACCTTGGGCCAATTACAATGTTTTAGTTCTGGATCAAAGATTTAATAAAAACTCATCAGTTACACTCGTTAATACGAATGTGATGCGCGAAGGAAAATTTCGGGATGCTAATTCAACTGGTTTATTATGGAGTATCAATGACAAAAAAAATATTTTTAATTACTACGGAAATCTCAAAGGAAGTTGGGTGATGGATGGTGATACTAAATTTGGATCCAGTAGTGAAATAGGATTTGATAAAAACGCCGGGAAAAATAGATTTGGGATAAATGCTAATTATAAAGATAAAAATTGGGATATTAATGATTTAGGTTTTTCTACAAGTACAAATTATGTGAACTATAGCACTCACTATAATTACCGTACACTGCAACCAACTGAAAAATTTAATTCCATTAATGCAAATATCAATCTTTCATATGCACACCAATTACAGCCATTTTTAAATAAAAAAATCGTTCTAAACAGTAATTTGCAGTTCACGACAAAAGATTTTAGAAATTATGGAGCAGGTTTAGAAACGAGTCCCTTTGGAGAGAATGATACTTACGAGCCACGAACAGTCGGACGGTTTCTGAAAAATCCTGCATATATTAATCCATGGATTTGGATCAATAGTGACAGTCGAAAAAAGTTTCAATACAATTTCGACTTGGATTATTATGCTTTTGATGAACAAGGACGAAATTTAGTTCGATCGAATATTAATTTGAAATACCGTTTTTCAGATAAGTTCAGTACCAGCTATAGTTTCAGCCCCTCTTTCAGCAACAATGAAACGGGATTTGCAGGAAGTGATGGTGGTGAGATCTTTATTGGAAGAAGGCAGAGAAATACCTATGAAAACAGTCTAAGTTCACGCTACACTTTTAACGATAAAATGTCTTTGTCACTGGAATTTCGACACTATTATTCAGATGTTACTTATAAAAATTTCTACACGCTGAATCACGACGGTAGTTTGGCAGATACTAACTTATTTACCAAAAATTTAAATGGAACCTATAACTCCTGGAATGTAGATCTGCGATATTCCTGGTGGTTTGCACCTGGGAGTCAACTTACATTGTTATATAGAAATGCCGTTGACGATTATTTAGGTGTTTCGCGATTGAAATTTAAAGATAATTTTGACCGATTATTCAATGAGAAAATGCTAAACAACATTTCGTTAAAAGTTACTTACTATCTAGATTACAATAAAACGAAAAACCTGTTTAAGAAGAAAGCTTAG
- a CDS encoding DUF3108 domain-containing protein: MKKILLLFGVITMLFSSGQKLQNIQSGEVLKYRIHYGLLNAGTASLTTLKVNYQGQPHLYVKGYGKTTGAVRAFFKVEDHYESFINYNTALPSFYVRNVKEGNYTQHFETVFNQSNQTLLLTDKEKNETKKLNSVKGIQDMLSAFYYLRTLSDSDLKVGAVKKVDVWIDDEMFPFQLKVIGVENLKTKFGNINCLKIIPQVISGRVFKDKEGVTLWVTNDANHVPVSIKAELAVGSLKADIESYSNVKYPLSFVK; this comes from the coding sequence ATGAAAAAGATTTTATTATTGTTTGGAGTTATTACCATGCTGTTTTCAAGCGGGCAAAAACTCCAGAATATCCAATCCGGAGAAGTGCTAAAATATAGAATTCATTACGGATTATTGAATGCAGGGACCGCAAGCCTGACCACTTTAAAAGTAAATTATCAAGGGCAGCCGCACTTGTACGTAAAGGGTTATGGAAAAACAACAGGTGCAGTTCGTGCATTTTTTAAAGTGGAAGATCATTATGAAAGTTTTATTAATTATAATACTGCTTTACCAAGTTTCTATGTACGTAATGTAAAAGAAGGAAATTACACCCAACATTTTGAAACAGTTTTTAACCAAAGTAATCAAACCCTTCTCTTAACTGATAAGGAGAAAAATGAAACAAAAAAATTGAATTCGGTCAAAGGTATTCAGGACATGTTGTCTGCTTTCTATTATCTTAGAACCTTAAGTGATTCTGACCTTAAAGTTGGAGCTGTGAAAAAAGTAGATGTATGGATTGATGATGAAATGTTCCCTTTTCAACTTAAAGTTATAGGTGTTGAAAATCTAAAGACCAAATTTGGAAATATAAACTGTCTCAAAATTATTCCGCAAGTAATTAGTGGCCGTGTTTTTAAAGATAAAGAAGGAGTTACTCTTTGGGTAACAAACGATGCTAACCACGTTCCTGTTTCAATTAAAGCTGAATTAGCAGTAGGGTCATTAAAAGCAGATATTGAGTCTTATTCGAATGTAAAATATCCTTTAAGTTTTGTAAAATAA
- a CDS encoding NAD(P)/FAD-dependent oxidoreductase produces the protein MITTDILIIGAGPTGLFAIFEAGLLKMKCHLIDALPQPGGQLTELYPKKPIFDIPGFPSINAGALVDNLMEQTKQFQPGFTLGETAQTLTKLEDGTFEVITNKGTIHRAKAVAIAGGLGTFEPRKPTLENLSDFEEKGIEYFIKEPEHFRDKKVVIAGGGDSALDWSIFLADIASEVTLIHRRNEFRGALDSVEKVQVLKDQGKINLITPAEVTGLKGDGKLSAITVEKEGETFDVETDYFIPLFGLTPKLGDIANWGLEIEKNAIVANNALDYQTNIPGVYAIGDVNTYPGKLKLILCGFHEATLMCQSVYNMLNPGKKFVLKYTTVSGVDGFDGSRKQAEKAVVMKIN, from the coding sequence ATGATTACTACAGATATATTAATAATAGGCGCTGGTCCAACAGGACTTTTTGCAATTTTTGAAGCAGGTTTGTTAAAAATGAAATGTCATCTTATCGACGCACTCCCACAACCTGGCGGGCAGCTAACAGAGCTTTATCCTAAGAAACCTATTTTTGATATTCCTGGTTTTCCCTCTATCAATGCTGGTGCGTTGGTTGATAATTTAATGGAGCAAACGAAGCAATTTCAGCCAGGATTTACTTTGGGTGAAACTGCTCAGACCCTGACCAAACTCGAAGATGGAACTTTTGAAGTGATTACTAATAAAGGAACCATTCATCGTGCGAAAGCAGTTGCAATTGCGGGTGGTTTAGGAACTTTTGAACCTAGAAAACCTACTTTGGAAAATCTTTCAGATTTTGAGGAGAAGGGAATTGAATATTTTATCAAAGAACCTGAGCATTTTAGAGATAAGAAAGTAGTAATAGCTGGTGGTGGAGACTCCGCGTTGGACTGGAGCATTTTCTTAGCCGACATTGCGAGTGAAGTAACCTTAATTCACCGTAGAAATGAATTTCGTGGGGCTTTGGATTCTGTAGAAAAAGTACAGGTATTAAAAGATCAGGGGAAGATCAATTTAATTACTCCTGCAGAAGTTACCGGTTTAAAAGGTGACGGTAAATTGTCTGCAATTACTGTTGAAAAAGAAGGAGAAACTTTCGATGTAGAAACCGATTATTTTATTCCTCTATTTGGTCTGACTCCTAAATTGGGAGATATCGCAAACTGGGGTCTGGAAATTGAAAAAAATGCAATTGTTGCAAATAATGCTTTGGATTACCAAACCAATATTCCTGGAGTGTATGCAATCGGTGATGTGAATACATATCCAGGCAAATTGAAATTGATTTTGTGCGGTTTTCATGAAGCGACCTTAATGTGCCAAAGTGTTTATAATATGTTGAACCCAGGTAAAAAATTCGTCTTAAAATATACAACCGTAAGTGGAGTAGATGGTTTTGATGGAAGTCGGAAGCAAGCTGAAAAAGCGGTTGTCATGAAAATTAACTAA